One window of the Arthrobacter sp. zg-Y919 genome contains the following:
- the xseA gene encoding exodeoxyribonuclease VII large subunit, whose amino-acid sequence MSPENTPEQTTLPATAAETSPENPWPLALLSKNLKSYIDRAPATWVEGQVIELNRRANASYITLRDVDAEVSLSLTAWSTVMNRLELPLERGARVVALVKPDFWVKTGRLSMQTRDIRPVGLGDLLARIERLRHALAAEGLFREDRKLPLPLLPGRIGLITGRNSDAMKDVMRNAALRWPAVEFEVREVAVQGVNAVAEVSRALAELDAMPEVDVIIIARGGGSLEDLLAFSHEDLVRAVSAAQTPVVSAIGHEADRPLLDEVADLRASTPTDAAKRVVPDVGEELARVRQSRAQLRRVLTTLLGRETDRLTHIRSRPALAAPLSMVDRRQEEISRLRSRAMSAVTAEVRRDADRIGHLRAQVRALSPQNTLDRGYAVVQLQDGSVVRDAATVPAAAQLRIRVAVGELTATEGTR is encoded by the coding sequence TTGAGTCCCGAGAATACCCCGGAGCAGACCACCCTGCCCGCCACGGCGGCTGAGACGTCCCCCGAGAACCCCTGGCCGCTGGCGCTGCTCTCGAAGAACCTCAAAAGCTACATCGACCGCGCCCCCGCCACCTGGGTGGAGGGCCAGGTGATCGAGCTGAACCGGCGCGCCAACGCCTCCTACATCACCCTGCGCGACGTCGACGCCGAGGTCTCACTGTCCCTGACCGCGTGGAGCACGGTCATGAACCGGCTCGAGCTTCCGCTGGAACGCGGCGCACGCGTGGTCGCCCTGGTGAAGCCTGATTTCTGGGTCAAGACCGGACGGCTCTCCATGCAGACCCGGGACATCCGGCCGGTGGGGCTGGGCGACCTGCTGGCACGAATTGAACGCCTGCGGCACGCCCTGGCGGCCGAAGGCCTCTTCCGCGAGGACCGCAAGCTGCCGCTGCCGCTGCTGCCGGGCAGGATCGGGCTGATCACCGGCCGGAACTCGGACGCCATGAAGGACGTCATGCGCAACGCCGCGCTGCGTTGGCCCGCGGTGGAGTTTGAAGTCCGCGAAGTCGCGGTGCAGGGCGTCAATGCGGTGGCCGAGGTCAGCCGTGCCCTGGCGGAACTCGATGCCATGCCCGAAGTGGACGTGATCATCATTGCCCGCGGCGGCGGCTCGCTGGAGGACCTGCTGGCGTTCAGCCACGAGGACCTGGTCCGGGCAGTGTCAGCGGCGCAGACTCCGGTGGTCAGCGCCATCGGGCACGAGGCGGACCGTCCCCTGCTCGACGAAGTGGCCGACCTGCGCGCCTCCACGCCCACCGACGCCGCGAAGCGCGTGGTGCCGGATGTCGGCGAGGAGCTGGCACGGGTCCGACAGTCCCGCGCGCAACTGCGCCGGGTCCTCACCACCCTGCTGGGTCGGGAAACCGACCGGCTGACGCATATCCGTTCCCGTCCGGCCCTGGCCGCTCCGCTGTCCATGGTGGACCGGCGCCAGGAAGAAATATCCCGGCTGCGGTCCCGCGCCATGTCCGCCGTCACTGCCGAGGTCCGCCGGGATGCGGACCGGATCGGCCACCTGCGGGCGCAGGTCCGCGCACTGTCGCCGCAGAACACCCTGGACCGCGGCTACGCGGTGGTCCAGCTCCAGGACGGCTCCGTGGTGCGCGACGCCGCAACGGTACCCGCCGCCGCACAG